The Phacochoerus africanus isolate WHEZ1 chromosome 9, ROS_Pafr_v1, whole genome shotgun sequence genomic sequence CCTCCCTGTGCAGGGACCTCCTGGTGGGCACTGGGGCCTGGGCCAGCCTCCCACACGTGCTGTGCTCTCCTGAGCCCGCCCCTCTCTGGATCCCGTGTCCTTTTCCGTACTGTTCTTGCCTAGTGCTGGGGGCGCCTGCCCCTGCTCAGCCTGGGGTCTGTGCCACCTGTTTCAGATCCACTTATACACCCGTGGCTGCCACAGCGACCGCAGTCTTGGCCACCTGTCTGTCACTGAAACGGAGCTGCTCAGGGACCCGGAGGGTGGCCGGCAGGTGAGGGCTGGTGGGACCAAGGTGGGAAGGGGTCCGAGGGGATTCCAGGCTGTGGACGAGCTCTGAGCTGCAGGTTCTGGCCACGCTCACCATCTTGCCTGAGTGGGGGACCATCCGGTGGCTGCTGGGCGTGCGCCCGTATCTGGCTACCGTCAGGGCCGGAGGGGGGCACAGGGGTCTGGGCCAGGTTGGCAGCCAGTGAAGGGTTAAGGAAGACCACTCAAGGGTCTGAGCTGATGGTGCTGGCCCCTGAGTCCGTGCGAGTGTCACTTGGTGGTGGCGGGGCTGCCTCCACTCTGCTGACCTTCTCGGGGGCCTTCCATCCTCCCTGTCCCTTCCCTCGGGCTAGCATGGCTGGGGGACCCTGGGACAGGCCCAGGGCTGGCCATACTTGAGGGTCAGGCTGGCAGCGGCCTGTCCAGAGGCACTTGGCTGGGCAGGAGGGCTGCGGCTCAGGACTGGTGTGTGGCCCTTGCTACCAGGCCCAGCAGATCCTGGCTGTTGAGCCGCGTGCTTCTAGGGGGTCTGCCTCTCCACTGCCAGGTCAGGACGGCTCCCTGAGGAGGCCTGCTGGGTCTGGGTTCCTGGCTGATGCCTGGCTGATGCCTGGCTGTCCCGCCTGGGCAGGACTGCACTTGGCTGTGTGGGTGCTGAGGCAGCATCCAGGTGTCCTGAGATGGCCCTTGGCTCAGTCCCCTTTTAGGGGTGACTCAGCGAGGCCCAGCCTTCCTGCCCCGATCCCCCTGGGCTGGAGTAGGGCAGAAGCCGTGCCAGCTCCAGCCTGGTGCTGCCTGGGACCCTAGCCTCTGTGGTGAGGGCTTGGGCTCAGGAAGGTGCTGCTTCTCCTGCTCTCAGAGGCTGGTGAGCCTTGGTGCCCCAGGGCTGAACGTGGTGTGGCCGGGTGGATGGGGCCACAGTTGGCTTCCTTCCAAGGTTCTGGATGGGGAGCTTGTGGCAGCCTGGACCAGCCTACCGGAGGGGCCTGCACTCTTGGGAAGGGTCCCAGAAGCTTCTGGAATGATTTCTGGTTGCCATGTGAGCAGCCAGGCGTGCTGTGGAGTGGCTGGGCAGTGTTCTTGGCTACTAGTTGGACTTGCAGCCTTCTTCCTACCTCTTGGGTCTCCTCCCTGCCCCGTCCCAGGGCagtgagggctgggggtggaggggctgtATCGGGAGACTCCAGACGGAGGACCGGGCCCACAGCTGCGGTTGGTGCAGGGGCTCGGGAGGGAGGGCGGGCGCCCTCTGggactgttctttctttttttttttcttttgccttttttctttttagggccgagcctgtggcatatggaggtttcaggctaggggtccaatgggagctgtagccgccagcctacaccacagccgcagccacgcaggatccgagcctcgtctgcgacctgcaccccagctcacggcaacgcccgatccttaacccgctgagcgaggccagggatcgaacccacaacctcattgttcctagtcagattcgttaagcgttgcgccatgacgggaactcctgggacagtTCTTAGGAACCCAGTAAGCTGCTCTTCTCCCTGGCcagtgtatgagtgtgtgtgcgtgtgtgtacgtgtgtgtgtgtgtgtgtgcgcacgtctgtgtgtgtgtgagtgtgtctggACATGtctgtgtgtgcgcacgtgtctgtgtgctcctgtgtgtgtgcgcatgtctgtgtgtctctgtgtgtgtgtctgcgtgtgtctgtgtgtctgcgcATGGGGGAAGGGTCCGAGCTGGGGCCGGGGGCTGTGTGGCGCTTCCTGCCCGCGAGAGGGCAGCCGggctctctcctccctctgtGCCCTGGCCTGTCTCCCATCACCTCCGAGCTGGGCGCCTGCGGTTACAGGGTTACTGGGACGGTCCCCAGAGCCCAGGAAGCGTCCCCCGTCGGAGGCCTCCCCACGCGCCCTAACATCCTGGGAACAGCCCTCCGTCAGGGCAGGACGTGGGCTGGAGGGCCCGTGTGAGGGGGCACCTGGACTCGGCCCCTGACCCTGGGGGCTCATGGTTGGGGTGGATGTGGGGGTCACGGGTGTGCTcagaggcctggcctggcctggctgtACTGGGAGGGGAGGCTGCCCTGCCCTGCGGGGAGATGGCTTGGCCAGCGGTTGGGCCGAGTGGGCTGAGGGGACTGAGCTACTGGGGCCTGAGGCCAGAGAGTGGTGGACGTGGTGGGCTGGATCTCGGTGCGGGAGCGCCTAGCCCTGTGGGGTGCtggatgggtttttttggttttgtttctttgtctttttagggctgcacctgtggcacatggagcttcctaggctagggatggaatcggagctgcagctgccagccgacaccacagccacggccacgccggatccaagccgagtctgtggcctacaccatagctcccggcagtgtcagatccttaacccactgagcgaggccagggattgaacctgtgtcctcatggatgcttcgttaaccgctgagccacgtcaggaactccctggttgatGGTTTGTGTTGCAGTTGCTGCGGAGGCTGGAGAGCGAGAACGCGCGTCTGGAGGCCGCCCTGGAGTGGCGGCGCCGGGAGCAGGTCTTCTGGCAGTGGATGGTCAGGAAGCCGTGCCACCCGCCTGACCAcggtggccctgggctggtgggggggggggggtctttccgTTTGCCAGACAGGGGGAAAGCCCCTGATGTTGGTTTGCACCCAGACCTGCCGCTTTTGAGCACGGGGCTCTTTCCAGACGTCTGTCTGTCCACTCGCCacccttcccagcccctgggggtgggggggggtctcagACTTCCCAGGGGCCTCAGCCTGCTGCCAGTCTGGCCGCTGTGCCTCTCTGGCCGGGCCTGCTGGGTGCCGCTGGCTGTCCATCTCCCTCTGTGCCCCTGGGTGGGAACTGACCCCTAGGCCTCTGTCCCTGCCCCCGGGGAGCCGGGCCTGTGGTGAGGCCTGTGCCTGCCACCCGCCCTCTCACGTGAGTCTCTCTCTGCAGGACACGGTCCTGGGTGCCTCACAGCCCACGTTTCTGCCCAGGAGCCCCGAGCCAGGGGCTCGAGAGTTGGAGCCGGTGGCACGGGAGCTGCAGGCTCTGTGGGAGCAGCTGCAGGAAGCCGTGGAGGCCCGGCGGGCGGCCTGGGAGGCCAGGGTGAGGCCTTGGGGTGCTGGCCCGGGGTGCTTTGGACTTGAAATTCCACCATGGAATTTGCACTGTTTAATCTGGAAGCCAAAGGGTGCGGGGTGAGGCGcccccactgccccaccccagccaccctgTCGGAGGTCCGAGCCTTCTCCGAGGGCAGTTTTGCTGTTGTCCCCCCCGCTTCTGCCCATGCCCTGTGATCTATTTAACCTGCTGGTGGCCTTGTgggccccccagccccgcccaggcacccccccccccacctccccaccagcaGGGCCGGGTGAGCACCTGGCTTTGTGGCTCTGATCAGCGCTGCTCTGTGTCCTTTTTCTGAAGCATCCTCAATTGCAGGTGAGGTTTCCCCTTCACGGCCTTGTGCGCCCCTAGAGAGCGGGGATGTTTCCCGGGGGCCTGTAGCTGAGACTCGTTCCGGCTGTGGTGGCTGTGTCCCCTCTGGCCGGGCTGAGCGGAGCCCCTCCTGTCAGGGCAGGGAGCTGGAACTCCGCTGGCACTTGCAGGCTGTGTCTCACGCGAAGTGAGGCTGCTGCTTGTCGGGGCTCAGTGCTCTTGGCACGTCCTTGCCGGGGTCCTTTGTGGCGGCGCCTGCTGCGGGGTCGGGATCAGGGTCAAGGCCATTTCCTGGGGACACTGAGGGCACAGCCTCTCCTCACTTCCAGCTGCCTGCAGGCTCTAGCATGGGGCCTGCCGTGAGGGCCAGAGGTGTCCTCGCCAGGCGGTGCCCTTGGCCCAGCGCCCCCTCGGCCTGGCATCCCCTGGGTCAGGCCCTCCCCAGGCAGTGGGAAGGTGGGAGGCTGGCCCTGACCCCGCCTGGAGCGGTGGGTGGGGTTGGGTGCCCTGTGGGTCTGCACTCTGGGCTCTAAGCCGCCCTGCGGGACTTGGTCCACTGCCCCCGCAGGACCCGGTGAGCGGGCTGTGCGGTACAGTCGGGCCTTGTCCCCAGCCCCACAGCTTCTGGCCTCGGGCTCAGAGGCTTGGTGAGGCCGATACAGAGCCTGGGGTGGGTCTGTGAGCTGGAGCTGGGGTGGTGGGACCCGGGCCCCACCCCTTCTTGGGGCGCTAGAAAGGGCTACAGGGTGTAGCGAGAGCCCAGTGTCCGCTGGGACCGGTCCCCTTGGCTTACCCGCCGTCGTCTTCCGCAGGTTGGAGACCGTGGGCCAGCGTGGAGTGCCGCGAGGCGGGCCCTGGACGAGGTGGTAGGACGGGACCTGGCTGCTCTACAGCGGGCTTGGGAGCCAGGCGGGGGCCTGACCCAGCCCCATGGGCCCCGCCGGTTGGTGAGGACGGAGGCCAGGGCGCCTGGGGGCCCGGGCCTGCGGGCCTCTGAGGTGATCGAGGCACTAAGGACCCAGGAGGCCCACTTGGAGGTGGTGCTGCGCCAGCTGCAGGGCCACTGTCGGCAGGAGCTGGCCAGGCTGGCGAGAGCCCTGCCCGGCCTCATCTGGATCCCGCCACCTGGACGCTGAGGGCGGCCGACTGCAGGCTGCGTGGCCTCGGCCTACACGGACACACAGCCCGAGGTGCCCTCACTCTGAGCCCTCGGGCTTCCCCCACTTTGGGCGGAGGCAGCACGGGCTGTGCCGCCGAGGAGCTCTTGGCAGGCTCACTGCGGCGGCCGTGGGCGTTCAGGATCCAGAGAGGCCCCACAAGTAGATGTCCCTCTGCCACCCTGCCAGCTCTCTGCTCTGGGAGGGGCCGCTCCCCTCaggcccaggggaggggcccCGGGGCAGCGCAGGCTCACTGGGCCAGGTGGGGGCTGCCCACGGCTGGAGGGCCTGGCAGGGCCGGCAGCGCAGGGAGGGCAtcagggccctggggcaggagatgGCTTGGCTGTGACCTTGAACTCACCCTGGGCCAGCCCTGTGCctgcagtgtgtgtgtttgtgtgtgtgtgtgtggtctgcgGTGTGCGTATGGTgtgtggtggggggcagggatgcTAGATGGgagtctgggggagggggaggggatgctgcttctggtgggggaggggcggccccCAGGGACAGAGAGGCTTTGTTCCTTCGGCTCAGGGAGTTGCGATCTGCGTTGACAAAGAGTggactgtgtctgtgtgtgtgtgtgtgtgtgtgtgtgtgtgtgcccggaACAGGCTCCGTCCCCCCAGGAGTCCCCGCACAGCAGGCACAGGgctcagctctgcctcctgcCAGGCGCTCTTCACAGGGCCCACCCTGCGGCTGCGGAGCCCCCAGAGCCCCCCACGGCCGGCTCAGGCCCGAGGTCCAGCCCCGGGGCCCCCAGgaccctctctccttggcttttcCCATCCTCCTGAGGGGTGCGCAGCTCCCCGCCCTGGCACCAGCTCCTCTGGGCCTCCTTTGTCCCAGGGCACAGCTGTGGCCCCTCTGAGCTGCTGGCCTCCGGAGTGCTCCCTTTGAGGAGTGCTTCCCTGACTCCGTTGCCCAGAGGGACCCTGCTGGCCCCAGGTGGGGGCCGGGGCACGCTGGACCGGGCCCTCCACCTGCCTGACTCCTGCCGGCCGGGACCCTTCTTGTCTGGAAACAGGCCCTGCCTGCCTTCTGCGGGCTCCGTACGCCTGGGGTGGCTCTGGGGACTTGTGCTCCCGGAGCTCCGTGTCGAGGGCCTGCCGCTTCTCAGACTGGCCTGTAGATTCAATACACAGTTGCAGTCAAAGCCCCAAGCGCATTCGTCTGTGGGCCTCGGGCGGTGATTGGGGCATGCGAGGTGCGCCAGCCTGAGAGGCCAAGCCCGTGGGGAGCAGAGCTGCCCATGGTGGCCAGGCCAGCAGGGCAGGAGCAGGTGGGGCCCTGAGTTTGGCGCCTACTGTTGCCGTGATAGGCCAGCACTTGCACGCTGGCTCACGGTGGCGCCGTCCTGTGATCTGAGGTCTGACAGCCTGACCAGGCTGTGGttgggggagggcaggcagggggcCCAGGGAGGGCCCTTCTGGACCTTGGGCTTCACAGGCTGctgtctccctgcctccacctc encodes the following:
- the TEDC1 gene encoding tubulin epsilon and delta complex protein 1 isoform X1 — translated: MGRRRRCRVGPDDATRALPEAIAALSRTLPAGPSPETFRRAKFDSPEAAPALWRLLFRVLSPGPPDGASASLSLEAQARSVKSALRSQGYPSQALAQLPDNGSQGSRQLLLALAWLLARGPLLEQLLAQSRVRLGDEMPVCECEALASPGPPAPGMGEAGHVDIRHLQWLMGKLRFRWRNLMASQQEQCALLGQIHLYTRGCHSDRSLGHLSVTETELLRDPEGGRQLLRRLESENARLEAALEWRRREQVFWQWMDTVLGASQPTFLPRSPEPGARELEPVARELQALWEQLQEAVEARRAAWEARHPQLQVGDRGPAWSAARRALDEVVGRDLAALQRAWEPGGGLTQPHGPRRLVRTEARAPGGPGLRASEVIEALRTQEAHLEVVLRQLQGHCRQELARLARALPGLIWIPPPGR
- the TEDC1 gene encoding tubulin epsilon and delta complex protein 1 isoform X3, with the protein product MGRRRRCRVGPDDATRALPEAIAALSRTLPAGPSPETFRRAKFDSPEAAPALWRLLFRVLSPGPPDGASASLSLEAQARSVKSALRSQGYPSQALAQLPDNGSQGSRQLLLALAWLLARGPLLEQLLAQSRVRLGDEMPVCECEALASPGPPAPGMGEAGHVDIRHLQWLMGKLRFRWRNLMASQQEQCALLGQIHLYTRGCHSDRSLGHLSVTETELLRDPEGGRQLLRRLESENARLEAALEWRRREQDTVLGASQPTFLPRSPEPGARELEPVARELQALWEQLQEAVEARRAAWEARHPQLQVGDRGPAWSAARRALDEVVGRDLAALQRAWEPGGGLTQPHGPRRLVRTEARAPGGPGLRASEVIEALRTQEAHLEVVLRQLQGHCRQELARLARALPGLIWIPPPGR
- the TEDC1 gene encoding tubulin epsilon and delta complex protein 1 isoform X2; translation: MGRRRRCRVGPDDATRALPEAIAALSRTLPAGPSPETFRRAKFDSPEAAPALWRLLFRVLSPGPPDGASASLSLEAQARSVKSALRSQGYPSQALAQLPDNGSQGSRQLLLALAWLLARGPLLEQLLAQSRVRLGDEMPVCECEALASPGPPAPGMGEAGHVDIRHLQWLMGKLRFRWRNLMASQQEQCALLGQIHLYTRGCHSDRSLGHLSVTETELLRDPEGGRQLLRRLESENARLEAALEWRRREQVFWQWMDTVLGASQPTFLPRSPEPGARELEPVARELQALWEQLQEAVEARRAAWEARVGDRGPAWSAARRALDEVVGRDLAALQRAWEPGGGLTQPHGPRRLVRTEARAPGGPGLRASEVIEALRTQEAHLEVVLRQLQGHCRQELARLARALPGLIWIPPPGR
- the TEDC1 gene encoding tubulin epsilon and delta complex protein 1 isoform X4 produces the protein MQDRGRPEAEDGWRAPALWRLLFRVLSPGPPDGASASLSLEAQARSVKSALRSQGYPSQALAQLPDNGSQGSRQLLLALAWLLARGPLLEQLLAQSRVRLGDEMPVCECEALASPGPPAPGMGEAGHVDIRHLQWLMGKLRFRWRNLMASQQEQCALLGQIHLYTRGCHSDRSLGHLSVTETELLRDPEGGRQLLRRLESENARLEAALEWRRREQVFWQWMDTVLGASQPTFLPRSPEPGARELEPVARELQALWEQLQEAVEARRAAWEARHPQLQVGDRGPAWSAARRALDEVVGRDLAALQRAWEPGGGLTQPHGPRRLVRTEARAPGGPGLRASEVIEALRTQEAHLEVVLRQLQGHCRQELARLARALPGLIWIPPPGR